In bacterium, a single genomic region encodes these proteins:
- a CDS encoding L-2-amino-thiazoline-4-carboxylic acid hydrolase, whose amino-acid sequence MDRIYFMEAVELLKDEIGLVSAYMIGIPATIAANKLNFCVSADADQAEQNKTALKNAFKLVAQIYPRLQKKYGKQVADDIMGKVLVKVATEFFQGFKPIGPDDKFPAFAKIYKDFESHNLVFDVIEETDTKLDVIVRRCLIYEAMKDLGMGDLIPHLCQFAFTYFQSYHPNIKYLKDKMIGSGDACCHETFLWKEEELN is encoded by the coding sequence ATGGATCGAATTTATTTTATGGAAGCGGTGGAATTATTAAAAGATGAAATAGGATTAGTTTCAGCGTATATGATCGGTATTCCAGCAACGATAGCGGCGAACAAACTGAACTTCTGCGTATCAGCAGATGCTGACCAAGCGGAGCAGAATAAAACCGCATTAAAAAATGCGTTTAAACTGGTAGCGCAGATATATCCTCGTCTGCAGAAAAAGTATGGAAAGCAAGTTGCAGATGATATTATGGGGAAAGTCTTAGTTAAAGTCGCTACTGAATTCTTTCAAGGATTCAAGCCAATCGGACCCGACGATAAATTCCCAGCGTTTGCGAAAATCTATAAAGATTTCGAAAGCCATAATCTGGTGTTCGACGTTATTGAAGAAACAGATACCAAACTCGACGTTATCGTTCGTCGGTGCCTGATATATGAAGCGATGAAAGATCTAGGAATGGGTGATTTGATTCCACATCTCTGTCAGTTCGCATTCACCTATTTCCAATCATATCATCCGAATATAAAATATCTAAAAGATAAAATGATTGGAAGCGGTGACGCTTGTTGTCATGAAACGTTTCTGTGGAAAGAAGAAGAACTCAATTAA
- a CDS encoding cation-efflux pump, with protein sequence MAHQHNNLHQDLNSDSREKAQVALSSVWAAGFLTILKIVIGIITGSLGIISEAAHSALDLGAALITYFAVRFSDKPADRRHLYGHHKIESFSALIETALLLITCFWIISEAIQRLIKPTQIDVGWVALSTMLVSLAITISRAVALSRAAKKYDSQALEADALHFLSDIWSTVVVIVGLIFVFAFDWHWADPIAALIVALWVLIVSVRLGKRTIDVLLDTAPGEATMLQIEDVIRSVSGVESFSDLRVRKAGAQTFIDMRLAINRTVPFEQAHTVVNEVEQKLAKLIPNADIVIHADPQATSQEQTIDKIRLIANSLSLTIHNVQISEIGRKLSINLHLELAPETKFEHAHELSHQLEDRIKQEIPNVAQVTTHLEIANHNSVPAKDVTGQTQRLVGKIKATAEMIPGVLDCHEVNVQTSEGKYKVSLHCCLQPELSLPEVHDISTAIEQRIKSEFPQIAQITVHTEPADR encoded by the coding sequence TTGGCTCACCAGCATAACAATCTACATCAGGATCTTAATTCCGATAGCCGAGAGAAGGCGCAGGTTGCTTTATCTTCCGTTTGGGCAGCAGGATTTCTCACAATTCTTAAAATAGTTATCGGGATTATCACCGGCAGTTTAGGTATCATCTCTGAAGCGGCACATTCTGCGCTTGACCTTGGTGCAGCACTGATCACCTATTTTGCGGTTCGCTTCTCCGATAAACCTGCTGACCGTCGACATCTTTATGGCCATCATAAAATCGAAAGTTTCTCCGCATTAATCGAAACCGCACTCTTGCTTATCACCTGCTTCTGGATTATTTCTGAAGCTATCCAGCGGTTGATTAAACCGACGCAGATTGATGTAGGTTGGGTCGCGTTAAGTACGATGCTGGTTTCTTTAGCAATAACAATATCACGGGCGGTAGCATTATCTCGTGCAGCGAAAAAATATGATAGTCAAGCATTGGAAGCAGACGCATTGCATTTCCTAAGTGATATTTGGAGTACGGTGGTAGTTATCGTCGGTCTCATATTCGTTTTTGCTTTCGATTGGCACTGGGCTGACCCAATAGCAGCACTTATCGTTGCTCTCTGGGTGTTGATTGTTAGTGTCCGCCTAGGAAAACGGACGATTGACGTTCTCCTCGATACCGCACCAGGTGAAGCGACGATGTTACAGATAGAAGATGTGATTCGGTCGGTTTCCGGCGTGGAGTCGTTCAGTGATTTGCGAGTTCGGAAAGCTGGCGCACAAACGTTTATCGATATGCGGCTAGCAATTAATCGCACAGTTCCGTTCGAACAGGCGCATACTGTGGTTAATGAAGTTGAACAGAAACTCGCGAAACTCATTCCGAATGCGGATATCGTTATCCACGCTGATCCGCAAGCTACCAGCCAGGAACAAACCATAGATAAAATCCGATTGATTGCGAATTCCCTATCATTGACTATCCATAATGTTCAAATAAGCGAAATCGGACGGAAGTTATCGATTAACCTCCATTTAGAATTAGCGCCAGAAACTAAATTTGAGCATGCCCACGAGTTATCTCATCAGCTTGAAGATAGAATTAAACAGGAGATACCGAATGTTGCACAGGTTACGACACATCTTGAAATCGCAAACCATAATTCTGTCCCGGCAAAAGATGTTACCGGTCAAACCCAACGGTTAGTAGGAAAGATAAAAGCTACTGCAGAAATGATCCCTGGTGTGCTTGATTGCCATGAAGTCAATGTTCAGACTTCTGAAGGGAAGTATAAGGTATCGCTGCATTGTTGCTTGCAACCGGAACTATCCTTACCCGAAGTCCATGATATTTCAACCGCTATCGAACAGAGGATAAAATCTGAGTTCCCTCAAATAGCACAGATTACCGTCCATACCGAACCGGCAGATAGATAA
- a CDS encoding tetratricopeptide repeat protein, which yields MSFWNTLFGKPKTAKYYNKQAIKLIQKGRFDEAISMCNEAIALDAGYTDAYNNRGLAYAQKNEYDRAIADFNKALEINPRLGETYYNKALTCEKAGRTLDAIEGYKKAIEFGAKQNPFILDRAKQHIADLEKELKQ from the coding sequence ATGAGTTTTTGGAATACGCTATTCGGCAAACCTAAAACTGCTAAATACTATAATAAACAAGCAATTAAATTGATTCAAAAGGGTAGGTTCGATGAAGCGATTAGTATGTGCAATGAAGCGATAGCACTTGATGCGGGATATACCGATGCGTATAACAATCGCGGGTTAGCATATGCGCAAAAGAATGAATATGACCGCGCAATTGCAGATTTTAACAAAGCGCTAGAAATCAATCCGCGGTTAGGCGAAACGTATTATAATAAAGCGCTAACCTGCGAGAAAGCTGGCCGAACGTTAGATGCAATTGAAGGATATAAAAAAGCAATTGAATTCGGAGCTAAACAGAATCCGTTTATCCTCGACCGAGCGAAACAGCATATCGCAGATTTAGAAAAAGAACTCAAGCAGTAA